The window TGCATGGTAAACCCCCTAAATGTTGGTAATTCAAATACTCTCTGACTATTATACACCAAACCCTCCAATTTCTGACCATCAAATTATACACAAAAAAACTAGATCAATACCCATCATCGATCTAGTTCTACTCTGTTTCGTCCACTGGATTTCGCGCGATAGAGCGCATGGTCTGCTCTAGAAACCATATCTTCAAGCACAATCGTACCGAACTCCAGTGTAGGAGAATATTCTGCTATGCCTATGCTCGCTGTTAGTAGTACAGTAACCTGCTCATCCGAGTATGGTTCTTCCATGATATGTCGTCTCAAATCCTCTGCCAAGCTTACACTTTCTTGTGCATTTTTACGCAGGGCAAGTAGGATAAACTCTTCGCCTCCATAGCGTGCAACAATCGTATCTGTTCCCGAATGCCGCTGTAGTATAGAAGCAACGCGATGAAGGACACGATCACCCACCAAATGCCCATAGGTATCATTGATTTTCTTAAAATGGTCAATATCGAACATCATCACGGAGCACATTTGCCCAGCAGCAATGCAGGCTTGAAGCTGTTTATTTCCTTCTTGCATCATATAACGGCGATTAGGAATCTCAGTCAGTTGATCCACCAATGCGGAATGCTCCAATAGAGAAATATTCTTCTTGAGCTTATCAGACATTATGTTGAATGTATTGACCAACTGCCGCAATTCAATCGGAGCCATTTTAATTTTTTCCGCATCAATCTGATAGTCGTAGTTCCCGTTCTGAATAATTTTGGTACCGCGTAGCAAGTATCGAATCGGTCTCTCAATTCTAGAAGCAATCGTAACAGCAGCACCGATACTGAAAATAAGTGCAATAAGCGAAATGATAATAATCGCAATACTTAATTGATTTAATTTCTGAAACACTTCTCTCTGCGTGATCTCACCTACGACTACCCAGCTTTTTCCCGTAGACCATT is drawn from Paenibacillus sp. V4I7 and contains these coding sequences:
- a CDS encoding diguanylate cyclase is translated as MKPMYAYFSNQTIKMRFQLWIVVVIVTLAFSIIVPFYFIEKKNRLDEAGNQLKQVIALQSLYIERWNQEKLDTITRFALSDHAKFHEIGELKREFQDYSRVNSEFLLISYVEKDGYIRSDADPRIQMYVGDTLYFKRALEKKSFISGVILSKDSGKPVITFSAPVLGDHNDFKGAVLGVVTLEMLNSLMKQLSFGETGEVYVLDSDGYIVTASSNTSKSEEFVNVPMKTEIIQRAKTGSTSNDSYIGFRGEKVYGQYKWSTGKSWVVVGEITQREVFQKLNQLSIAIIIISLIALIFSIGAAVTIASRIERPIRYLLRGTKIIQNGNYDYQIDAEKIKMAPIELRQLVNTFNIMSDKLKKNISLLEHSALVDQLTEIPNRRYMMQEGNKQLQACIAAGQMCSVMMFDIDHFKKINDTYGHLVGDRVLHRVASILQRHSGTDTIVARYGGEEFILLALRKNAQESVSLAEDLRRHIMEEPYSDEQVTVLLTASIGIAEYSPTLEFGTIVLEDMVSRADHALYRAKSSGRNRVELDR